In Aureibaculum algae, the following are encoded in one genomic region:
- a CDS encoding HlyD family secretion protein, whose product MPDKKKIDNLELRSEEVQEILTNPPAWIVRWGISLIFMFTLIILTLAFIIKYPDFVTAKILVTTEQPTERVVARYSGQLEKLFIKNRDTVKANEKLAIIRNTANYKDVYVLKHIIDTLQFNPKSFNFPFDKTSRLMLGEISIALINFEKSYTDFTLLNDLDPYNNQLRGNRVSLAEIRVRLQSQINQKELLEQEVELKKTDFERQKQLFEKGVISRLEFETHQLSFLQLQKNTSAMAISISQMREAISSASSNLKTTRINEQEDKTNFLKNLTQNYNTLKEAIRDWEYKYVLKSSINGVISFQNFWGENQFVNAGDIAFSILPTNTSSLVGKLVIPSQNAGKVVIGQKVFIKLDNYPYQQYGMLIGKVTNFSISPDDEGNYVVYISLPNGTKTSYNKTFIFNQELLGNAEIITEDLSVAARIFYKFRELFTYN is encoded by the coding sequence ATGCCAGATAAAAAGAAAATAGACAATTTGGAGTTACGCTCTGAAGAAGTTCAGGAGATTCTAACGAATCCACCTGCCTGGATTGTACGTTGGGGCATAAGCTTAATTTTTATGTTTACACTTATCATTTTAACATTGGCATTTATCATTAAATATCCCGATTTTGTTACTGCAAAAATATTGGTTACTACGGAACAACCCACTGAGAGAGTAGTTGCCAGATATTCGGGACAACTAGAAAAATTATTCATAAAAAATAGAGATACCGTAAAAGCCAATGAAAAATTGGCAATTATCAGAAATACTGCAAATTATAAAGATGTTTATGTTTTAAAACATATTATAGACACTTTACAATTCAACCCTAAAAGTTTCAATTTCCCCTTTGACAAAACATCGCGGTTGATGTTAGGTGAAATAAGTATTGCACTCATCAATTTTGAAAAAAGCTATACAGACTTCACTTTATTAAATGACCTTGATCCGTACAATAATCAACTACGAGGCAATAGAGTTTCACTTGCCGAAATTAGAGTCCGTTTACAAAGTCAAATTAATCAAAAAGAATTATTGGAGCAAGAAGTTGAATTAAAAAAGACTGATTTTGAACGACAAAAACAACTTTTTGAAAAAGGTGTGATTTCAAGGTTAGAATTTGAAACACATCAATTGTCATTCCTCCAACTGCAAAAAAACACAAGTGCAATGGCAATTTCTATTTCTCAAATGCGAGAAGCAATTTCATCGGCCAGTAGTAATTTAAAAACAACCAGAATTAATGAACAAGAAGATAAAACGAACTTTCTAAAAAACTTGACTCAAAATTATAATACCTTAAAAGAAGCTATCCGAGATTGGGAATATAAATATGTACTAAAATCGTCTATAAATGGTGTTATCAGTTTTCAAAACTTTTGGGGTGAAAATCAATTTGTAAACGCCGGTGACATTGCTTTTTCAATTCTCCCTACAAATACTTCCAGTCTAGTTGGAAAGTTGGTTATACCGTCCCAAAATGCGGGTAAAGTGGTTATTGGACAAAAGGTATTTATAAAACTGGACAATTATCCTTACCAACAATACGGAATGTTAATTGGAAAAGTAACTAATTTTTCAATTTCTCCAGATGATGAAGGCAATTATGTGGTTTATATTTCTTTGCCTAATGGCACCAAAACTTCATACAATAAGACATTTATTTTCAATCAAGAACTATTGGGCAATGCAGAGATTATTACTGAAGATTTAAGTGTTGCGGCTAGAATTTTCTATAAATTTAGAGAGTTGTTTACTTATAATTAA
- a CDS encoding peptidase domain-containing ABC transporter has protein sequence MSSKRKKFPFYKQPDSKDCGPTCLRIIAKHYSKLITLQEIRELSETTREGSNLLKLSDAAEGIGFKSIGVKIDFKKLIEAPLPLIVHWNKNHYVVVYKIKKEIIYISDPGYGLISYTKDEFLAHWIGNNAKEDTKEGIALLLEITPKFRELDWDKTDKKSFKFLFQYLFKYKNLLVQLLIGLLVGSLLQLIFPFLTQSIVDVGIQNQDINFIYVILIAQLMLFVGRTSVDIFRSWILLHLSTRINISLVSDFFIKLMNLPIAYFDTRMTGDIMQRINDHNRIEKLLTGSTLSTLFSMMNLVVFGGVLIYYNLSIFLIFAVGSIIYVIWILFFLKRRKELDHKRFSQLSQEQSTVIELVNGMQEIKMNNAEKQKRWGWEFVQARLFKVSMQSLALEQTQSVGSSFINEVKNIFITFTSAILVIEGSITLGMMLSIQYIIGQLNGPITQLVGFIQATQDAKISLERLGEIHDKEDEESKEKQLVSQIKVNQHIAINDISFRYIGSDENVIKDLSMNIPANKITAIVGPSGSGKTTLMKILLKFYEPSKGIITYGDHFLSAISHKAWRANCGVVMQEGYVFNDTIAYNIAVGEDTIDQERLLTAVKTANIYDFIQSLPLGFNTKIGNEGIGVSTGQKQRLFIARAVYKNPNLLFFDEATSALDAKNERIIMENLNTFFKDKTVIVIAHRLSTVKHADQIVVMDEGKIKESGNHQELLSKKGAYYNLVKNQLELEKLSSDK, from the coding sequence ATGTCATCAAAAAGGAAAAAATTTCCATTCTACAAACAACCCGATTCCAAAGATTGTGGACCTACTTGTTTGCGTATCATTGCCAAACATTATAGTAAACTAATTACTTTACAAGAAATTAGAGAGCTTTCTGAAACCACCAGAGAAGGTAGCAATTTATTAAAGCTAAGTGATGCGGCTGAAGGTATTGGCTTTAAATCAATAGGTGTTAAAATAGATTTTAAAAAACTAATAGAAGCACCATTGCCACTAATTGTGCATTGGAACAAAAATCACTATGTGGTGGTTTACAAAATTAAAAAAGAAATTATTTATATTTCTGACCCAGGTTATGGATTAATTTCTTATACAAAAGATGAATTTTTAGCACATTGGATTGGTAATAATGCCAAAGAAGACACCAAAGAAGGCATTGCTCTCCTGCTTGAAATTACACCAAAATTTAGAGAGTTAGATTGGGATAAAACCGACAAAAAGTCATTTAAATTCTTGTTCCAATATTTATTTAAGTATAAAAACCTTTTGGTACAATTACTAATAGGTTTGTTGGTAGGTAGTTTATTACAACTTATTTTTCCTTTTTTGACTCAAAGTATTGTTGATGTAGGTATACAAAACCAAGACATTAATTTTATTTATGTAATTCTTATCGCACAATTAATGCTATTTGTTGGGCGAACTAGTGTGGATATTTTTAGAAGTTGGATCTTGTTGCATTTAAGTACACGCATAAATATTTCTTTGGTTTCAGACTTTTTTATCAAATTAATGAACCTACCCATTGCCTATTTTGATACCAGAATGACTGGAGATATTATGCAGCGTATCAATGACCACAATCGAATAGAAAAATTGTTGACGGGTTCAACCTTAAGTACTTTGTTTTCAATGATGAACTTAGTGGTCTTTGGAGGGGTACTTATTTATTATAATCTCTCTATTTTTTTAATTTTTGCTGTTGGTAGTATTATTTATGTTATTTGGATTTTATTTTTTTTAAAAAGAAGAAAAGAATTGGACCATAAACGTTTTTCACAACTTAGTCAAGAACAAAGTACCGTAATTGAACTGGTAAACGGGATGCAAGAAATTAAAATGAACAATGCCGAAAAACAAAAACGTTGGGGTTGGGAATTTGTACAAGCACGTTTGTTTAAAGTTTCCATGCAAAGCTTAGCTTTGGAGCAAACCCAAAGCGTAGGTTCTTCTTTTATAAATGAGGTAAAAAATATCTTTATAACCTTTACTTCGGCTATTTTGGTCATAGAAGGTTCTATTACCTTAGGGATGATGCTTTCCATTCAATACATCATTGGTCAGCTAAATGGTCCAATAACACAATTGGTTGGGTTCATACAAGCCACACAAGATGCTAAAATCAGCTTAGAACGTCTGGGTGAGATACACGATAAAGAAGATGAAGAAAGCAAGGAAAAACAATTAGTAAGCCAAATTAAAGTTAATCAGCATATCGCTATCAACGATATTTCGTTTCGATATATAGGGAGTGACGAAAATGTCATCAAGGATTTGAGTATGAACATCCCTGCCAATAAAATTACCGCAATCGTTGGGCCAAGTGGCAGTGGTAAAACCACATTAATGAAAATACTTCTTAAGTTTTATGAACCTAGCAAAGGAATCATTACCTATGGAGATCATTTTTTAAGTGCTATTTCACATAAGGCATGGCGAGCCAATTGTGGCGTAGTAATGCAAGAAGGATATGTTTTTAATGATACCATTGCCTATAATATTGCTGTTGGTGAAGATACTATAGACCAAGAACGTTTATTGACAGCGGTAAAAACTGCCAATATTTATGATTTTATACAATCATTGCCTTTAGGGTTCAATACTAAAATAGGAAACGAAGGTATTGGGGTTTCCACTGGCCAAAAACAGCGTTTGTTTATTGCAAGGGCGGTGTATAAGAATCCCAATTTGCTGTTTTTTGACGAAGCTACATCGGCTTTAGACGCCAAGAATGAACGCATTATAATGGAGAATTTGAATACGTTTTTTAAAGATAAAACAGTAATTGTGATTGCCCATAGATTAAGCACCGTGAAACATGCGGACCAAATTGTGGTAATGGATGAAGGCAAGATTAAAGAATCTGGCAATCATCAAGAATTGCTCTCTAAAAAAGGAGCCTATTATAACTTGGTAAAAAATCAATTAGAATTGGAAAAGTTAAGTTCAGATAAATAA
- a CDS encoding DUF6625 family protein yields the protein MKNILLINCYFGKFPWYFNLFLKSCSYNASVDFIIFSDDITEYNLPKNVEIVPFTLRNFNALATEKLKFEVNVEKAYKLCDFKPAYGIIFSEFVNEYEFWGMTDIDIIFGRIREFITEELLNNYEVISVRNDYPTGSFMLFKNNNEINNLFKKSKDYKKVLTSDIHYCFDECNFKHEFLQYGGDIFDIECEVESMHYVIKKEEQMNNLKAHFDFLVIEGMPGQLKWDKGFLSFKHEFEILLHHLILFKGNKYTRKKAWKRVPDKFYIDKFLVRKANLSSFNGLFKNTIYNKIVPNLKKSLFKIDFFLSRQFKLKIMDLRKQALIQSKVKVVYNSEFETHNSIGQNKQPKIFKSILFKDSFFTPFIPNLRYKLKDNNQFDAIHINGNVRLIK from the coding sequence ATGAAAAACATCTTACTAATTAATTGTTACTTCGGTAAATTCCCATGGTATTTTAATTTATTTTTAAAATCTTGCAGTTATAACGCTAGTGTGGATTTTATTATTTTTTCAGATGATATAACAGAATATAACTTGCCTAAAAATGTAGAAATTGTTCCATTTACATTGCGAAATTTTAATGCATTGGCAACTGAAAAACTCAAATTTGAGGTAAATGTTGAGAAAGCATATAAATTATGTGATTTTAAACCTGCTTATGGTATAATTTTTTCAGAATTTGTTAACGAATATGAATTTTGGGGAATGACGGATATAGATATTATCTTCGGAAGAATACGTGAATTTATTACCGAGGAGTTGTTAAATAATTACGAAGTAATCTCTGTACGAAACGATTATCCTACTGGATCGTTTATGTTATTTAAAAATAATAATGAAATCAATAATCTTTTCAAGAAAAGTAAAGACTACAAAAAAGTGTTGACTTCGGATATTCATTATTGTTTCGATGAATGCAACTTTAAGCATGAATTTCTGCAGTATGGTGGGGATATTTTTGACATAGAATGTGAGGTTGAGAGTATGCATTATGTAATAAAGAAAGAGGAACAAATGAATAATTTAAAAGCTCATTTTGATTTTTTAGTTATAGAGGGTATGCCAGGTCAACTAAAATGGGATAAAGGCTTTCTGTCTTTTAAACATGAATTTGAAATTTTATTACATCATCTTATCCTCTTTAAGGGAAATAAATATACTAGGAAAAAAGCATGGAAACGTGTTCCTGATAAATTCTACATTGACAAATTTTTAGTAAGGAAAGCCAATTTAAGTTCATTTAATGGATTATTTAAAAATACTATTTATAATAAAATAGTACCAAACTTAAAAAAATCATTATTTAAAATAGATTTTTTTCTTTCACGACAGTTCAAACTAAAAATAATGGATTTAAGAAAGCAAGCCCTCATACAGAGCAAAGTAAAAGTAGTTTATAATTCTGAATTTGAAACTCATAATTCTATAGGTCAAAATAAGCAACCAAAAATCTTCAAGTCTATTTTATTTAAAGACAGTTTCTTTACTCCGTTTATACCAAATTTGAGATATAAATTAAAGGATAATAATCAATTCGATGCGATACACATAAATGGAAATGTTCGTTTGATAAAATAA